A genomic stretch from Desulfolutivibrio sulfodismutans DSM 3696 includes:
- a CDS encoding HD-GYP domain-containing protein: protein MVLKIGVNELAVGMYVVDTGLSWMEHPYLFSRQGPIDSEKSLQALKREGYTEAFIDTRQSGLDDDAARRLSGGALFTEAFTERATPAATSRRAVPMAQELPAARKVYEDALAFARDFIHKAYLEKTVDIERSEAFVSDVISSVARNREALTGLCKLRFYDEYSYTHSINVTVLATAFGQFLGLPEDELHPLGLAALFHDIGKANIPREVLNKPGRLDDREFQVIKRHPLESYVILKGMGALASKVLSAIVEHHEKYDGSGYPRGIGGEEVSMFARIISLADVYDALTSERVYKKGMPPSQALGVMYGMREKDFHPTMVERFIKCLGIYPVGSFVRLSDSRHGLVWALNAQAPLSPTVKAAFDDAMRPIPAEYVDLAACGEASAGPPLSIAEAVDPRRFNIDMAAVMN, encoded by the coding sequence ATGGTCCTCAAGATCGGCGTAAACGAGCTTGCGGTCGGCATGTACGTCGTCGATACCGGCCTGTCCTGGATGGAGCATCCGTATCTCTTTTCCCGCCAGGGACCCATCGACAGCGAAAAAAGCCTCCAGGCATTGAAAAGGGAGGGTTACACCGAGGCGTTTATTGACACGCGGCAAAGCGGTCTCGACGACGACGCGGCCCGGCGTCTGTCCGGCGGGGCGCTTTTTACAGAGGCGTTCACGGAACGCGCGACGCCCGCCGCCACGTCCCGCAGAGCCGTCCCCATGGCGCAGGAGCTTCCTGCCGCCCGGAAGGTCTACGAGGACGCCCTGGCCTTCGCCAGGGATTTCATCCACAAGGCGTATCTGGAAAAAACCGTCGACATCGAACGCTCCGAGGCCTTCGTCAGCGACGTGATCTCAAGCGTCGCCCGCAACCGCGAGGCCCTGACGGGCCTATGCAAGCTGCGGTTCTATGATGAATATTCCTACACCCACAGCATCAACGTGACGGTCCTGGCCACGGCCTTCGGACAGTTTCTCGGCCTTCCCGAGGACGAACTGCACCCCCTGGGACTGGCGGCGCTTTTCCATGACATCGGCAAGGCCAACATCCCCCGCGAGGTGCTCAACAAGCCCGGCCGCCTCGACGACCGGGAATTCCAGGTGATCAAGCGCCATCCCCTGGAGAGCTACGTCATCTTGAAGGGCATGGGGGCGCTGGCGTCCAAGGTGCTTTCGGCCATCGTCGAGCACCACGAGAAATACGACGGCAGCGGCTATCCGCGCGGCATAGGGGGCGAGGAGGTCTCCATGTTCGCCCGGATCATCAGCTTAGCCGACGTCTACGACGCCCTGACCAGCGAGCGGGTCTACAAGAAGGGCATGCCCCCCTCCCAGGCCCTGGGGGTCATGTACGGCATGCGCGAAAAGGATTTTCACCCGACCATGGTCGAACGCTTCATCAAATGTCTGGGCATCTACCCCGTGGGCAGTTTCGTGCGATTAAGCGACAGCCGCCACGGGCTGGTCTGGGCCTTAAACGCCCAGGCCCCGCTTTCCCCCACGGTCAAGGCCGCCTTCGACGACGCCATGCGTCCCATACCGGCCGAATACGTGGATCTGGCCGCATGCGGCGAGGCGTCGGCCGGGCCGCCGCTTTCCATTGCGGAGGCGGTGGACCCGCGCCGCTTCAACATCGACATGGCGGCCGTCATGAATTGA
- a CDS encoding UvrD-helicase domain-containing protein has product MIERVKASAGSGKTHRLTGRFVDLLLAASEAAPPPSCGRAAASPDAPELYGAGDIMAITFTNKAATEMKARVVTLLKTLAMRRDPDTEGRRRSRKAARELDLLLRHAGRLNVRTIDSLLSLLLRLFSLDMGLAPDFETVFDNARLFDPLFDRLAARLDAGDAALAGLFAQAADSVARQGQTGFLTRQAVLERLRRVFDHLAASPGPLPEAGAAGIHQSSARLSAALRTTARTLLEQMDAAGLEPVNHYARLLERVADLPELTAPPDSAYAGKADVADCLKKASRDRAGEALNALHRTFLALHARAGQDIPLYAAALDWLPFVSLAGRLLEGLPEMIREESLLPASLWPSRVGQALGGGGGVPDAWCRMGTRLTHLLIDEFQDTSRSQWGVLDLLSAECLSRGGGLFYVGDVKQAIYGWRGGAARLFDTAVTDSGLDRLAAVADETLPCNWRSSRAVVDFNNRFFGLLAAPGPALSAAGELLGKAPEEDRRELARRLAAAYADCAQALPPDRDVPLGRVSLRRLPGDLAPDYAASAREACLELLTADLLPRLGPSGVAILARTNPQAERISRWLVEAGIPVVTENSLRLADHPLIRALAAFLAFVDYPGDNLAFFTFISSPELFAPVSGLSAAAIHDWAADVGQGGRPGGLAAAFSRDFPDVWRRLVRPYARQAGLTGAYDLVRELVAAYGVLSRRPDDEAFVRRFLEVLYLAEERGAGSISSFLSWWTQSGFEEKAPQPEHVEAVRVLTMHKAKGLEYPAVIVPFHHFRADPPADFGRIAMEDGEALVPMCEAMGEPQRLRRVEACLEQMHLLYVAWTRAARELHLFFPTFPLAGKNPVTRAADALLRQMGISDDAAFFGEEPTVAAAMPAEAPPPEAVPPKATPPETAGPDAAGAVEPPLAWIMRLKVYRNSVRDVRDSLGFTEKKRGLTAHAAVEALRRQDLADPGAPLAAAREALAGRDCAPPDPRQTDDVAKDIADGLSWLLSLPDMADHLARGLSERDILDEGGHKHRPDLLVFAKDHTLVADFKTGAPSPDHAAQVRRYLRLAGRLPEHTARFGADSGKTRLRGLLLYLDRRDAVRVDPE; this is encoded by the coding sequence ATGATCGAACGGGTCAAGGCATCCGCCGGTTCCGGCAAAACCCATCGTCTCACCGGGCGGTTCGTGGACCTGCTTCTGGCCGCCTCCGAGGCCGCCCCGCCCCCGTCCTGCGGCCGGGCCGCCGCCTCCCCCGACGCCCCGGAGCTCTACGGCGCGGGCGACATCATGGCCATCACCTTCACCAACAAGGCCGCCACGGAGATGAAGGCCCGGGTGGTGACCCTGCTCAAGACCCTGGCCATGCGCCGGGATCCGGACACCGAAGGGCGGCGGCGCTCCCGCAAGGCCGCCCGGGAGCTGGATCTGCTGTTGCGCCACGCCGGGCGGCTCAACGTGCGCACCATCGACAGCCTGCTGTCGCTTCTGTTGCGCCTTTTCTCCCTGGACATGGGCCTTGCTCCGGATTTCGAGACGGTTTTCGACAACGCCCGGCTCTTCGACCCCCTTTTCGACCGACTGGCCGCCCGCCTGGACGCCGGGGATGCGGCCCTGGCCGGGCTGTTTGCCCAGGCCGCCGACAGCGTGGCCCGACAGGGACAGACCGGATTTCTGACCCGGCAGGCCGTGCTGGAGCGCCTGCGCCGGGTCTTCGACCACCTGGCCGCCAGCCCCGGCCCCCTGCCGGAGGCCGGGGCAGCGGGCATCCATCAATCCTCCGCCCGGCTGTCCGCCGCCCTGCGCACCACCGCCCGCACGCTCCTGGAGCAGATGGACGCCGCAGGCCTCGAGCCCGTGAACCACTATGCCCGGCTTTTGGAGCGGGTGGCCGATCTGCCGGAGCTGACCGCGCCGCCGGATTCGGCCTATGCGGGCAAGGCGGATGTGGCCGACTGCCTGAAAAAGGCCTCCCGGGACCGGGCCGGGGAGGCGCTTAACGCCCTGCACCGGACCTTCCTGGCCCTGCATGCCCGGGCCGGGCAGGACATCCCCCTGTATGCCGCCGCCCTGGACTGGCTGCCGTTCGTGTCCCTGGCCGGTCGCCTCCTGGAGGGGCTGCCGGAGATGATCCGGGAGGAGAGCCTTCTGCCCGCGTCCCTGTGGCCTTCCCGGGTGGGGCAGGCGCTTGGCGGCGGCGGGGGCGTGCCCGACGCCTGGTGCCGCATGGGCACGCGCCTGACGCATCTGCTCATCGACGAATTCCAGGACACGAGCAGAAGCCAGTGGGGCGTGCTCGACCTTTTGTCCGCCGAATGCCTGTCCCGGGGCGGCGGGCTCTTCTATGTGGGCGACGTCAAGCAGGCCATCTACGGCTGGCGCGGCGGCGCGGCGAGGCTCTTCGACACGGCCGTGACCGACTCGGGCCTCGACCGTCTGGCGGCCGTCGCGGACGAAACCCTGCCCTGCAACTGGCGCAGCTCCCGGGCCGTGGTGGACTTCAACAACCGCTTTTTCGGCCTTCTGGCCGCCCCCGGCCCGGCCCTGTCGGCCGCAGGCGAGCTCCTTGGCAAGGCCCCGGAAGAGGACCGCCGGGAATTGGCCCGGCGGCTGGCGGCGGCCTACGCCGACTGCGCCCAGGCCCTGCCCCCGGACCGGGACGTGCCCCTGGGCCGGGTCAGCCTGCGCCGCCTGCCGGGGGATCTGGCCCCGGACTATGCCGCAAGCGCCCGCGAGGCCTGCCTGGAGCTTTTGACCGCCGATCTTCTGCCCCGGCTCGGCCCGTCGGGGGTGGCCATCCTGGCCCGCACCAACCCCCAGGCCGAGCGGATCAGCCGCTGGCTGGTGGAGGCGGGCATCCCGGTGGTCACGGAAAACAGCCTGCGCCTGGCCGACCATCCGCTGATTCGGGCCCTGGCGGCCTTTCTGGCCTTTGTGGACTATCCCGGCGACAACCTGGCCTTTTTCACCTTCATAAGCTCCCCGGAGTTGTTTGCGCCGGTGTCGGGCCTGTCTGCGGCCGCGATCCACGACTGGGCGGCCGACGTCGGCCAGGGCGGACGCCCGGGCGGCCTTGCGGCGGCCTTTTCCCGCGACTTTCCCGACGTCTGGCGACGGCTGGTGCGCCCCTACGCCCGGCAGGCCGGACTGACCGGGGCCTACGATCTGGTGCGCGAACTTGTGGCCGCCTACGGGGTGCTGTCCCGCCGCCCGGACGACGAGGCCTTCGTGCGCCGGTTTCTGGAGGTGCTCTATCTGGCCGAGGAGCGCGGCGCAGGATCGATCTCGTCCTTTTTGTCCTGGTGGACCCAAAGCGGCTTCGAGGAGAAGGCCCCCCAGCCCGAGCATGTGGAGGCCGTGCGGGTTTTGACCATGCACAAGGCCAAGGGCCTGGAATATCCGGCGGTCATCGTGCCCTTCCACCATTTCCGGGCCGATCCCCCGGCGGATTTCGGGCGCATCGCCATGGAGGACGGGGAGGCGTTGGTCCCCATGTGCGAGGCCATGGGCGAGCCCCAGCGGCTGCGGCGGGTGGAGGCCTGCCTGGAGCAGATGCATCTGCTGTACGTGGCCTGGACCCGGGCCGCCCGGGAACTGCACCTGTTTTTCCCCACCTTCCCCCTGGCCGGGAAAAACCCCGTAACCCGGGCGGCGGACGCCCTGTTGCGCCAGATGGGGATTTCAGACGACGCGGCCTTTTTCGGCGAGGAACCGACCGTGGCGGCGGCCATGCCTGCCGAGGCCCCCCCGCCCGAAGCAGTTCCGCCCAAAGCAACCCCGCCTGAAACGGCCGGGCCGGACGCGGCCGGGGCCGTCGAGCCGCCCCTGGCCTGGATCATGCGGCTTAAGGTCTACCGCAATTCCGTGCGCGACGTGCGCGACAGCCTGGGGTTCACCGAAAAAAAACGGGGACTTACCGCCCACGCCGCCGTGGAGGCCCTGCGCCGCCAGGATCTGGCCGATCCCGGCGCGCCCCTGGCCGCCGCCCGCGAGGCCCTGGCCGGACGCGACTGCGCCCCCCCGGACCCGCGCCAGACCGATGACGTGGCCAAGGACATCGCGGACGGCCTGTCCTGGCTGCTTTCGCTTCCGGACATGGCCGACCACCTGGCGCGCGGCCTGTCCGAGCGCGACATCCTGGACGAGGGCGGCCACAAGCACCGCCCTGACCTTCTGGTCTTCGCAAAGGACCATACCCTGGTGGCGGATTTCAAGACCGGCGCGCCGTCCCCGGACCACGCCGCCCAGGTGCGCCGCTACCTGCGCCTGGCCGGCCGCCTGCCCGAACACACGGCCCGCTTCGGCGCGGACTCCGGAAAAACCCGCCTGCGCGGCCTGCTGCTCTACCTGGACCGCCGCGACGCGGTCCGGGTGGACCCGGAGTAA
- a CDS encoding TylF/MycF/NovP-related O-methyltransferase — translation MSVFLGFDTAKAWDYENGFHLTSDITRLGKIAAHFELYRMITGLPGHVVELGVFKGCSLLRFATFRELLESPRSRKIIGFDAFGAFPEPDAADSHAAADQTFVAGWERGAGQGISVAELRGALAHKGIGNVDLVAGDIRQTLPAWVAAHPAARVALLHIDTDVREPAALGLELLYDRVVPGGVVVLDDYGTESGGTAAVEEFFAGRGVRLRKLPFSHETPVFVVKE, via the coding sequence ATGAGCGTGTTTCTGGGGTTCGACACGGCAAAGGCCTGGGACTACGAAAACGGCTTCCACCTGACCTCGGACATCACGCGCCTGGGCAAGATCGCGGCCCATTTCGAGCTGTACCGGATGATCACCGGGCTGCCCGGCCATGTGGTGGAGCTTGGGGTGTTCAAGGGCTGTTCGCTTCTGCGCTTCGCCACCTTTCGGGAGCTTCTGGAGTCGCCCCGGTCGCGAAAGATCATCGGGTTCGACGCCTTCGGGGCCTTTCCCGAACCGGACGCGGCGGATTCCCATGCCGCCGCCGACCAGACCTTTGTGGCGGGCTGGGAGCGCGGGGCCGGGCAGGGCATCTCCGTTGCGGAGTTGCGCGGGGCGCTGGCGCACAAGGGCATCGGCAACGTGGATTTGGTGGCCGGGGACATCCGGCAGACGTTGCCCGCCTGGGTGGCGGCGCATCCGGCGGCGCGGGTGGCGCTTTTGCATATCGACACCGACGTGCGCGAGCCTGCGGCGCTGGGGCTTGAGCTTTTGTACGACCGGGTGGTTCCGGGCGGGGTCGTGGTGCTGGACGACTACGGTACGGAGAGCGGCGGCACGGCGGCAGTGGAGGAGTTTTTCGCCGGACGCGGGGTGAGGCTTCGCAAGCTGCCCTTTTCCCACGAGACGCCGGTGTTTGTGGTCAAGGAATAG
- a CDS encoding DUF3124 domain-containing protein, which yields MARGIVGRMLCAAALFAALAGAARAGGPGGALLSKGQTIYVPVYSHIYHGIKARPFNLTVTVSVRNTDPRRPLTVLAADYYDTEGGLVRHFLDKPATLPPLATREFIVEERDEAGGSGANCIVRWSAAEPVNAPVVEAVMIGASSNQGISFVCTGRVIEE from the coding sequence ATGGCGCGGGGTATTGTGGGACGGATGTTGTGTGCGGCGGCGCTTTTCGCCGCGTTGGCCGGGGCGGCTCGTGCGGGCGGGCCGGGGGGGGCGCTTCTTTCCAAGGGACAGACCATCTACGTGCCGGTCTATTCCCACATCTACCACGGCATCAAGGCCCGGCCGTTCAACCTGACGGTGACCGTGAGCGTGCGCAACACCGACCCGAGAAGGCCCCTGACCGTGCTGGCGGCCGACTATTACGACACCGAGGGCGGGCTGGTGCGGCATTTTCTGGACAAGCCCGCGACCCTGCCGCCGCTGGCCACCCGGGAGTTTATCGTGGAGGAGCGCGACGAGGCGGGCGGCTCCGGGGCCAACTGCATTGTGCGCTGGTCGGCGGCCGAGCCCGTCAATGCGCCCGTGGTCGAGGCGGTGATGATCGGGGCCAGCTCCAACCAGGGGATTTCCTTTGTCTGCACCGGGCGGGTGATCGAGGAATGA
- a CDS encoding pseudouridine synthase family protein — translation MPDNPDRRPFSDVPGDNVPCEDAPGRGVPGDAAPNGPEDLDAPDAPDAPGDLGAPVSLTVPAAAAGRRLDRVLGLVFPGLGLRRLRRVFAQYEVTVDGVARQAAFRVRAGATLRLALRAGVRQAGRALAVPPGLYVLAEGQDYGAVAKPGGLASAAIGLGGQESVEDHLPGLFPGREAVLLGRLDTPTSGILAVAFGQEAARRFREAEDRGEVRKTYLAVVRGLVDAPFTARQELLTAHRATTRVRARDSDDPLRRTAVTPLGYDPGTDLTLVRADIAKGARHQIRAHLAARGHPILGDARYGKEIEEGLGLRLYLHHARIIFPGFAAHLMPQWSGPEGGSVLVLGPGVEQALDDVVLANEVGS, via the coding sequence ATGCCCGACAATCCTGACCGGCGTCCGTTTAGCGACGTGCCCGGCGACAACGTGCCGTGCGAGGACGCACCCGGTCGCGGCGTGCCTGGCGATGCCGCCCCGAATGGCCCGGAAGACCTGGACGCGCCGGACGCGCCGGACGCACCGGGCGACCTGGGCGCGCCCGTTTCCCTGACGGTTCCCGCCGCTGCCGCCGGGCGCCGCCTGGACCGGGTGCTGGGGCTTGTTTTTCCAGGGCTGGGCCTGCGTCGGCTGCGCCGGGTGTTCGCGCAATACGAGGTTACGGTGGACGGCGTGGCGCGCCAGGCGGCGTTCAGGGTGCGGGCCGGGGCCACGTTGCGGCTCGCGCTGCGGGCCGGGGTGCGGCAGGCGGGCCGGGCGCTGGCCGTGCCGCCCGGGCTGTATGTTTTGGCCGAGGGGCAGGACTACGGGGCCGTGGCCAAACCCGGCGGGCTGGCCTCGGCGGCGATCGGCCTGGGCGGGCAGGAGAGCGTCGAGGACCATCTGCCCGGGCTTTTCCCGGGCCGCGAGGCCGTCCTGCTCGGGCGGCTGGACACGCCCACCTCGGGTATCCTGGCCGTGGCCTTTGGCCAGGAGGCGGCGAGGCGGTTTCGCGAGGCCGAGGACCGGGGGGAGGTCCGCAAGACCTACCTGGCCGTGGTCCGAGGGCTGGTGGATGCGCCGTTTACGGCCCGACAGGAGCTTTTGACGGCCCACCGCGCCACGACCCGGGTGCGCGCCAGGGATTCGGACGATCCCCTGCGCCGCACGGCGGTGACGCCGCTTGGCTACGACCCGGGGACGGACCTGACCCTGGTCCGGGCGGACATCGCCAAGGGGGCCAGACACCAGATCCGGGCCCATCTGGCCGCCCGGGGGCATCCCATCCTGGGCGACGCACGGTATGGAAAGGAAATAGAGGAAGGACTGGGCTTGCGCCTGTATCTGCACCATGCCCGCATCATCTTCCCCGGTTTTGCGGCGCACCTCATGCCGCAATGGTCTGGACCGGAGGGCGGCTCAGTCCTGGTTCTTGGCCCAGGCGTCGAGCAGGCCCTCGATGATGTCGTACTGGCGAATGAGGTAGGTTCCTGA
- a CDS encoding PD-(D/E)XK nuclease family protein, with protein sequence MSQAAPASRPAILLVPWDRDFIDAVAERLLAATAGDFCQVTVLFPLRRAGRFLIDRLAAHPGLDKPCLLPRIAAVDQWLAELGRAIHGRPLRLLDPLGRVGLLHAVVQDLQKGLGDAPWTGERIFPTELHRFFPWGLRLAELCEELFRHGVAPKNIEHAAADVLPQAAAILENLKAIHAAYRRRLLSGGTATPGLCQALAAEDPEAASARLAGDRLFACGFFAPSGSEEKIFRTLFAAGRLEMLWHADPLLATDPARAHFSCRELTDLARRFGAPVVLHGQTLPSRPVSGRRKRADDALQLPLFPEAAPLGADELLAAKTIRFYEGYDLHSQLVAFSRELALAPDTADTAVVLPDTGLLMPVLHHLPRRDVNISMGYPLARSSISRLIETILRLQESRLGPGRYAWREVVAFLRHPYLKMLKTGETQPLRPLFSAWERLVRQGGAHLDPFALPPPGGDADAADPDAAPADLAAATALAGRVLAVCLRAFEDVKTPRELGDALAGLAGLLLDEAHAGDIWERFLIDAECLFRVTSGVIPALRGGDLADEPFPARTLYTLLRGLLSAERAAFEAEPLSGLQVMGMLETRLLSFSRIYLLDAVEDRLPGVAPHDPLLPDALRHLLGLSDSRQRDAVAAYTFYRLIMGASEVVIFYRAGVQSTGLFDDKPMRSRFVEQLLWGMEKRRGEVIKPGEPPLFTVSLPLRAIAPHNASVEKTPAVRKALDRVLEKPLSASFLDAYLTCPLRFYYGRVLRLAPLDEVAEEGDAAGLGTLVHEVLRETFAPFVGREIDGTHIGLEPLSSRLDAALHAAPFFHALPPDGRLMLARTSRERLRRYVAGMPRTTPLSLETRLSLSLPGAGREWLFTGIVDRADRRAPGIVILDYKTGKPRKPGAALWEDEGFWGRLADPAACEDEGLFCEVRDRVQSVQLPLYALLYAKATGETPVEAACVELRRSGEECGLFGEKTPPEVRREAILSRTPVLVDYLVRHIVTAPHFAPKPSRVCDWCEFAGLCGGDGGEEGG encoded by the coding sequence ATGTCCCAAGCCGCACCTGCCTCCCGACCCGCCATCCTCCTGGTTCCCTGGGACCGGGACTTCATCGACGCCGTGGCCGAAAGGCTTCTGGCCGCCACGGCCGGGGATTTTTGCCAGGTCACGGTGCTTTTCCCCCTGCGCCGGGCCGGACGGTTCCTCATCGACCGGCTGGCCGCCCATCCCGGGCTCGACAAGCCCTGCCTGCTGCCCCGGATCGCCGCCGTGGACCAATGGCTGGCCGAGCTCGGCCGGGCCATCCACGGCCGCCCCCTGCGCCTGCTCGACCCCCTGGGGCGGGTGGGACTGTTGCACGCCGTGGTGCAGGATCTGCAAAAGGGCCTGGGCGACGCCCCCTGGACCGGGGAACGGATCTTCCCCACCGAACTGCACCGCTTCTTCCCCTGGGGCCTGCGCCTGGCGGAGCTGTGCGAGGAGCTTTTCCGCCACGGCGTGGCCCCGAAAAACATCGAGCACGCCGCCGCCGACGTCCTGCCCCAGGCCGCAGCCATCTTGGAGAACCTCAAGGCCATCCACGCCGCCTACCGCCGCCGCCTGCTGTCCGGCGGCACGGCCACGCCCGGGCTGTGCCAGGCCTTGGCCGCCGAAGACCCGGAGGCCGCGTCGGCGCGGCTTGCCGGGGATCGCCTGTTCGCCTGCGGCTTTTTCGCCCCGTCGGGGAGCGAGGAAAAAATCTTCCGGACCCTTTTTGCGGCCGGACGCCTGGAGATGCTGTGGCACGCCGACCCCCTGCTGGCCACGGACCCGGCCCGGGCCCACTTCAGTTGCCGGGAGCTTACGGATCTGGCCCGCCGGTTCGGCGCGCCCGTGGTGCTGCACGGCCAGACCCTTCCCTCACGCCCCGTCTCGGGCCGCCGCAAACGGGCCGACGACGCCCTGCAGCTTCCCCTTTTCCCCGAGGCCGCGCCCCTTGGGGCCGATGAACTGCTGGCCGCCAAGACCATCCGCTTCTACGAGGGCTACGACCTGCATTCCCAACTGGTGGCGTTTAGCCGGGAGCTGGCCCTGGCCCCGGACACCGCCGACACGGCCGTGGTCCTGCCGGACACGGGGCTTCTGATGCCCGTATTGCACCACCTGCCCCGGCGCGACGTGAACATCAGCATGGGCTACCCTCTGGCCCGGTCCTCCATAAGCCGCCTGATCGAGACCATCCTGCGCCTGCAGGAGTCGCGCCTCGGCCCCGGGCGCTACGCCTGGCGCGAGGTGGTGGCCTTTTTGCGCCATCCCTACCTGAAAATGCTCAAAACGGGCGAAACCCAGCCCCTGCGGCCGCTTTTTTCCGCCTGGGAACGGCTCGTGCGCCAGGGCGGCGCCCACCTGGACCCCTTCGCCCTGCCGCCGCCCGGGGGCGACGCCGATGCCGCCGACCCGGACGCGGCGCCCGCCGACCTGGCCGCCGCCACGGCCCTGGCCGGGCGGGTGCTTGCCGTCTGCCTGCGGGCCTTTGAAGACGTGAAGACCCCGCGCGAACTGGGCGACGCCCTGGCCGGGCTGGCCGGGCTTTTGCTCGACGAGGCCCACGCCGGGGACATCTGGGAACGGTTCCTCATCGACGCCGAGTGCCTGTTCCGGGTCACCAGCGGGGTGATCCCGGCCCTGCGCGGCGGGGATCTGGCCGACGAGCCGTTTCCCGCCCGCACCCTTTACACCCTGCTGCGCGGACTGCTTTCGGCCGAGCGGGCGGCCTTCGAGGCCGAACCCCTGTCCGGGCTCCAGGTCATGGGCATGCTGGAGACCCGGCTTCTGTCCTTTTCGCGCATCTATCTGCTCGACGCCGTGGAGGACCGGCTGCCCGGCGTGGCCCCCCACGATCCGCTCCTGCCCGACGCCCTGCGCCATCTGCTGGGCCTGTCCGACAGCCGCCAGCGCGACGCCGTGGCCGCCTATACCTTTTACCGGCTGATCATGGGGGCCTCGGAGGTGGTGATCTTCTACCGGGCGGGCGTGCAGAGCACGGGACTTTTTGACGACAAGCCCATGCGCAGCCGGTTCGTGGAGCAGCTTTTGTGGGGCATGGAAAAACGGCGCGGCGAGGTCATAAAGCCCGGCGAGCCGCCGCTTTTCACCGTGTCCCTGCCCCTGCGGGCCATTGCCCCGCATAACGCCTCGGTGGAAAAGACCCCGGCCGTGCGTAAGGCCCTGGACCGGGTTCTGGAAAAGCCCCTGTCCGCCAGCTTCCTCGACGCCTATCTGACCTGCCCCTTGCGGTTTTATTACGGCCGGGTGCTGCGGCTGGCCCCCCTGGACGAGGTGGCCGAGGAGGGCGACGCCGCCGGGCTCGGCACCCTGGTGCATGAGGTCTTGCGCGAGACGTTTGCGCCCTTTGTGGGCCGGGAGATCGACGGGACGCACATCGGCCTCGAACCGCTTTCTTCGCGCCTGGACGCCGCGCTTCACGCCGCGCCCTTTTTCCACGCCCTGCCGCCGGACGGGCGGCTGATGCTGGCCCGCACAAGCCGGGAGCGGCTGCGCCGCTATGTGGCCGGGATGCCCCGCACCACGCCCCTGTCCCTGGAGACGCGGCTGTCCCTGAGCCTGCCCGGGGCCGGGCGGGAGTGGCTTTTCACCGGCATCGTGGACCGGGCGGATCGCCGGGCGCCGGGCATCGTCATCCTGGACTACAAGACCGGCAAGCCGCGCAAGCCCGGGGCGGCCCTGTGGGAGGACGAGGGGTTCTGGGGACGGCTGGCCGACCCGGCCGCCTGTGAGGACGAGGGGCTTTTCTGCGAGGTGCGCGACCGGGTGCAAAGCGTGCAGTTGCCGCTCTACGCCCTTCTGTACGCCAAGGCCACGGGGGAGACGCCCGTTGAGGCGGCCTGCGTGGAACTTCGGCGAAGCGGCGAGGAGTGCGGGCTTTTCGGGGAAAAAACGCCCCCCGAGGTGCGCCGGGAGGCGATACTTTCGCGCACGCCGGTGCTCGTGGACTATCTGGTGCGGCACATCGTCACGGCCCCCCACTTCGCGCCAAAGCCCTCGCGGGTCTGCGACTGGTGCGAGTTTGCGGGCTTGTGCGGCGGGGATGGCGGCGAAGAAGGGGGATAG